In the Gossypium arboreum isolate Shixiya-1 chromosome 10, ASM2569848v2, whole genome shotgun sequence genome, one interval contains:
- the LOC108462883 gene encoding uncharacterized protein LOC108462883, which produces MEEKKKKKKQKHEHPNDQTTKPTSEFSFKPSSEVKGLRFGGQFIVKSFTIRRAKPLELLKLLDFTPPSHKPPNNKIPFPSTTAFLPTNFTILAHQAWHTLTLGLGTKKSKVLLFVFESETMKISVDKIWPNEIPLGEVNKKLIRGLKGCEMARFKFRKGCLTFYVYAVRGNGNVGFRCADDLRIVLQSVVELNDFLDHTAMLAMPNQRSLNYSDPVAMAH; this is translated from the coding sequence AtggaagaaaagaagaagaagaagaagcaaaaaCATGAACACCCCAATGATCAAACCACAAAACCAACCTCAGAATTCTCATTCAAACCAAGTTCCGAAGTGAAAGGTCTAAGATTCGGCGGTCAGTTCATAGTTAAATCCTTCACAATCCGACGGGCAAAGCCACTCGAACTACTCAAGCTCCTCGATTTCACCCCACCATCACACAAACCCCCCAACAACAAAATCCCTTTCCCTTCAACCACAGCTTTTTTGCCTACCAATTTCACCATCTTAGCTCACCAAGCTTGGCACACACTCACTTTGGGTCTAGGCACTAAGAAATCGAAGGTGCTTTTGTTCGTTTTCGAATCGGAAACCATGAAAATCTCGGTGGATAAGATTTGGCCAAATGAGATCCCGCTTGGTGAAGTGAATAAGAAGCTGATAAGGGGATTGAAAGGGTGCGAAATGGCGAGGTTTAAGTTCAGGAAAGGTTGCTTAACATTCTATGTTTATGCAGTTAGAGGTAATGGAAATGTGGGTTTTCGTTGTGCTGATGATTTGAGGATTGTTTTGCAATCTGTTGTTGAACTCAATGATTTCTTGGATCATACTGCTATGCTTGCTATGCCTAATCAGAGAAGCCTTAATTACAGTGATCCAGTTGCAATGGCTCActaa
- the LOC108462298 gene encoding glucan endo-1,3-beta-glucosidase-like: protein MKSLTSLQLFLFLSTTVFNLFSSTAAIGVNYGMVADNLPSPAKVANFIKTKTIFDSIKIFDTNPNVLRAFANTDITMTVTIPNGEIPNLANEGAASAWVNANIQPFHPQTKIKYISVGNEVVLLDNPAHINGLVPAMKALTEALRKAGPQFQDIKVTSAHALNMFQGLTVPSLARFRIDLTETFFKPVLQFHQQNKSPFMINPYPYFELNVMSNNIDFAVFRKTPGVFDPASKKTYSNALDSLLDKTYSAMSALGFADVDIVIGETGWPSLGDPGNKAADMDNAASYNGHLIRKIVSGVGTPLMPNWKFETYIFALFNENQKPGPLTEKNWGLFQPDFSPVYTSGALRDGLQPNLSNPGFAVEVKPGQPLPKPVQPMPAPPADTAKKFCVPKPEATDAQLQNNLDYACGQGIDCRPIQAGGVCVEPGTVRSRAAFAMNSYFKSKLGVDSACDFSGTGQDVDASAQELQENLDWTCGQGIDCSPIQPEGACEYPVKVSCADFSMNSYYREAGELKSACDFNGTGVLIEADPSKSGVGLGIHHTNGTGRV from the exons ATGAAGTCATTGACCAGCCTTCAACTCTTCCTTTTCCTCTCAACCACCGTCTTCAACCTCTTCTCTTCCACCGCCGCCATCGGCGTTAACTATGGCATGGTTGCAGATAACCTCCCTTCACCGGCCAAAGTTGCCAACTTCATCAAAACGAAAACTATTTTCGATAGCATCAAAATCTTCGACACCAACCCTAACGTACTTCGAGCCTTCGCCAACACCGACATCACGATGACAGTCACCATTCCGAACGGCGAAATCCCTAATTTGGCCAACGAAGGGGCGGCTTCAGCATGGGTGAACGCCAATATTCAacctttccatccacaaactaaGATAAAATATATATCTGTTGGCAATGAAGTTGTGCTTCTTGATAATCCGGCTCATATTAATGGTCTTGTGCCAGCAATGAAAGCTCTTACCGAAGCATTGCGTAAAGCTGGGCCTCAGTTccaagatattaag GTTACATCAGCTCATGCCCTTAACATGTTCCAAGGTCTGACAGTCCCAAGTTTAGCCAGGTTCAGGATCGACCTTACCGAAACCTTCTTCAAACCAGTGCTCCAATTCCATCAACAAAACAAATCCCCATTCATGATCAACCCATACCCATACTTCGAACTCAACGTCATGTCCAACAACATCGATTTCGCCGTTTTCAGGAAAACCCCCGGCGTTTTCGACCCCGCCAGCAAAAAAACATACAGCAACGCCTTGGATTCTCTTTTGGACAAAACCTACTCTGCCATGTCGGCACTCGGTTTCGCAGACGTTGATATCGTCATCGGCGAGACCGGTTGGCCTTCATTGGGTGATCCAGGGAACAAAGCTGCTGACATGGATAATGCAGCTTCGTACAATGGGCATTTGATTAGGAAAATAGTTTCGGGTGTTGGGACGCCATTGATGCCTAACTGGAAGTTCGAGACTTATATTTTTGCTTTGTTTAATGAGAATCAGAAACCGGGTCCGCTTACTGAGAAGAATTGGGGATTGTTTCAACCGGATTTTTCGCCGGTGTATACGTCTGGTGCTTTGCGTGATGGTCTTCAACCTAATCTTAGTAATCCTGGATTTGCCGTCGAAGTCAAG CCTGGCCAGCCACTACCAAAGCCGGTTCAACCAATGCCAGCACCACCAGCGGACACTGCTAAGAAGTTTTGTGTGCCCAAACCCGAAGCTACCGATGCTCAATTGCAGAATAACCTGGATTATGCATGCGGTCAAGGAATCGATTGCCGTCCGATTCAAGCGGGTGGGGTTTGTGTTGAACCGGGCACCGTGAGGTCTCGTGCAGCATTTGCCATGAATTCTTACTTTAAGTCAAAGTTGGGTGTTGATAGCGCCTGTGATTTTAGCGGCACCGGTCAA GATGTGGATGCTAGTGCTCAAGAATTGCAGGAAAACTTGGACTGGACATGCGGTCAAGGCATCGATTGCAGTCCGATTCAACCGGAAGGGGCTTGTGAATATCCGGTCAAAGTGAGTTGTGCAGATTTTTCCATGAATTCTTACTATCGGGAGGCAGGTGAACTTAAAAGCGCTTGTGATTTTAATGGCACTGGTGTACTCATAGAAGCCGATCCAAGTAAGTCAGGGGTGGGGCTAGGAATTCATCACACCAACGGGACTGGAAGAGTTTAG